Proteins from a single region of Bdellovibrio bacteriovorus HD100:
- a CDS encoding trypsin-like serine peptidase, which produces MKFVVSLLLASVFSSLAHAEICGGTDDRALSFDSKVGRLVKDGATQGCTVTLVSDNCVVTVGACALDRDYVEFNVPVSVAGVAQKSSLEDRYYVEKGTERHKADGIGHQWAVLRLKPNEVTGKNAGAVQGFYRMATKKSQNNDPIRVVSYGYALNDLYDIKRGDMPANSNPDQMHFAQQVSHGKLVKAGIFLIPEIIEHDADTSYGSWGAPVINEKTNELVGINTHGGCRAQYVVKAGARYTNSGTSITGSSAFSKAIKACVGR; this is translated from the coding sequence ATGAAGTTCGTTGTTTCTCTTTTGCTTGCTTCTGTCTTCTCGTCTTTGGCTCACGCTGAAATCTGCGGTGGGACTGATGATCGCGCTCTTTCTTTCGACAGCAAAGTCGGCCGCCTGGTTAAAGACGGTGCCACTCAAGGCTGCACAGTGACTTTGGTCAGTGACAACTGTGTTGTGACGGTCGGGGCGTGCGCCTTGGATCGTGACTATGTCGAATTCAACGTTCCAGTATCCGTTGCAGGTGTCGCGCAGAAGTCTTCCCTGGAAGACCGTTACTATGTAGAAAAAGGCACGGAACGCCACAAAGCGGACGGCATAGGACATCAGTGGGCTGTGCTAAGACTGAAACCCAACGAAGTCACTGGCAAAAATGCAGGAGCTGTTCAGGGCTTCTATCGTATGGCGACAAAGAAATCCCAGAACAATGATCCCATCCGTGTTGTCAGCTATGGCTACGCTTTGAATGATCTATATGACATCAAACGCGGCGATATGCCGGCGAATTCCAATCCGGACCAAATGCACTTTGCACAACAAGTGTCCCATGGAAAGCTGGTGAAGGCTGGCATCTTCCTGATTCCAGAAATCATCGAACACGATGCCGATACTTCGTATGGCAGCTGGGGTGCACCGGTGATCAATGAAAAGACCAATGAACTTGTCGGGATCAACACTCACGGCGGTTGCCGCGCACAATACGTGGTGAAGGCGGGGGCTCGTTATACAAACTCCGGAACTTCCATCACCGGATCTTCGGCGTTCAGCAAAGCCATCAAAGCTTGTGTTGGAAGATAG
- a CDS encoding PilZ domain-containing protein — MEDTYTVPAPRTPLNLEVSFKRNYAREETKGTLKNISITGAFLEFEGGEVRANEKLNLVIIVAGRERKIAAHVIWTNSVGVGVKFMPVNNRDVQIVDDLIYFVENSRNDRRSVMDTIFKKVG; from the coding sequence GTGGAGGACACATATACAGTTCCGGCACCAAGAACCCCTCTTAACCTCGAGGTGTCTTTTAAGCGCAATTACGCGCGCGAAGAGACCAAAGGCACGCTTAAGAATATCAGCATCACGGGAGCCTTTTTAGAGTTTGAGGGCGGAGAAGTTCGCGCCAATGAGAAACTAAACCTGGTCATTATCGTGGCCGGTCGTGAGCGCAAGATCGCCGCTCATGTGATCTGGACCAATTCCGTTGGGGTCGGTGTGAAGTTCATGCCGGTGAACAATCGCGACGTTCAGATCGTTGATGACCTGATCTATTTCGTGGAGAACTCCCGAAACGATCGCCGGTCAGTGATGGACACGATCTTTAAAAAAGTCGGATAA
- a CDS encoding polysaccharide deacetylase family protein: MKSFLTVFMSLIVSSFAHSAEVSITMDDFNVHEETRLPADKRNEAILGALEKHRIKAALFVTCKHLKSPQDEKLLAEWSRQGHLIGNHTVNHKRFDAKVSVTDEIAEIQQCDEQLKTQKNFEKIFRFPMLAEGDTAEKRDAVREWMKKNSYRNGHVTIDASDWYVDRRLRDKLATDPNFDLTKFRDFYLQHMWDRAQYYNDLSKKVLSREVKHTLLVHYNLLNALFLDDLIAMFKKRGWKVIDAQKAFKDPVFTKLPNNMPSGQSLIWALAKESGKHESELRYPGESDTYEKEKMDALGL, translated from the coding sequence ATGAAATCATTCCTCACTGTATTTATGTCCCTGATCGTTTCCAGTTTCGCCCACTCGGCCGAAGTCAGCATCACCATGGACGACTTCAATGTGCATGAAGAAACCCGACTTCCTGCCGACAAAAGAAATGAAGCCATCTTGGGCGCCCTGGAAAAGCACAGAATCAAAGCCGCCTTGTTTGTGACGTGCAAGCACCTGAAATCCCCGCAAGATGAAAAGCTTCTGGCCGAATGGTCCCGCCAAGGCCACCTGATCGGCAACCACACGGTGAATCACAAGCGCTTCGATGCCAAGGTCAGCGTTACTGACGAGATCGCCGAAATCCAGCAATGCGACGAGCAGCTGAAAACCCAGAAGAACTTTGAAAAGATCTTCCGCTTTCCCATGCTGGCGGAAGGGGACACTGCTGAAAAACGCGATGCCGTTCGTGAATGGATGAAAAAGAACTCCTATCGCAATGGCCATGTGACCATCGATGCTTCCGACTGGTATGTGGACCGACGCCTGCGCGACAAGCTTGCGACAGACCCCAACTTTGATCTTACCAAATTCCGTGATTTTTATCTGCAGCACATGTGGGACCGGGCGCAGTACTACAATGACCTTTCCAAAAAGGTTCTGAGCCGCGAAGTGAAACACACTTTGCTGGTTCACTATAATCTTTTAAATGCCCTTTTCCTGGATGATCTGATTGCGATGTTTAAAAAACGCGGATGGAAAGTCATCGACGCCCAAAAAGCCTTCAAGGATCCGGTCTTCACAAAGCTTCCCAATAACATGCCTTCAGGACAAAGCCTGATCTGGGCACTGGCCAAAGAAAGCGGAAAGCACGAATCCGAACTTCGCTATCCCGGCGAAAGCGACACTTACGAAAAAGAAAAAATGGATGCTCTTGGTTTGTAG
- the rho gene encoding transcription termination factor Rho has product MSEPKDQQGVEVAKKRTRTAKSTSEDTSAPAAEASPAPAAEAAPAAPAPSENAPVSAAPAAAPEARQDRPQQQNQQRREFRPHNRDNRDRGDRNDRGDRNDRGDRNDRGGHRGDRGNNQRRDFRHDRGRDEAQPMGDDAHSAMPAQVQDVDLADISLTDEEKSWLSSKDLKSKNITQLTELANKLKIENAAGLRRQDMIFEILKRAAKLGQDIYGSGVLEILPDGYGFLRSPDYNYLPGPDDIYVSPSQIRRFGLRTGDTVTGTVRPPKDGERYFALLKVDSLNFETTEKGKDKILFDNLTPLYPNERLKLEHNPGEYTTRVVDLMAPLGKGQRALIVAPPRTGKTVLMQQIANAITHNHPEVKLIVLLIDERPEEVTDMQRTVKGEVVSSTFDEPPTRHVQVAEMVIEKAKRLVEHKHDVVILLDSITRLARAYNTVVPPSGKILSGGVDSNALHKPKRFFGAARNIEEGGSLTIIATALIDTGSRMDEVIFEEFKGTGNAEIHLDRKLMEKRIFPCMDINKSGTRKEDLLVDKADLNRLWILRKVLAPMNVIDAMEFLIDKVEGTKTNNDFLKAMSGPG; this is encoded by the coding sequence TTGTCTGAACCTAAAGATCAACAAGGCGTTGAGGTGGCAAAAAAACGTACTCGCACTGCGAAGAGTACATCTGAAGATACCTCCGCCCCCGCTGCTGAAGCTTCCCCAGCTCCGGCCGCCGAAGCCGCCCCTGCGGCCCCAGCACCTTCCGAAAATGCCCCTGTTTCAGCAGCTCCTGCCGCTGCTCCGGAAGCCCGCCAAGACAGACCTCAACAGCAAAACCAACAACGCCGTGAATTCCGCCCGCACAATCGCGACAACCGTGATCGTGGCGATCGCAATGACCGCGGCGACCGTAACGACCGTGGCGACAGAAATGATCGTGGTGGTCACCGTGGTGATCGTGGCAATAATCAGCGCCGCGACTTCCGTCATGACCGTGGCCGCGATGAAGCCCAGCCAATGGGTGACGATGCTCACTCAGCGATGCCGGCCCAGGTTCAGGACGTGGATTTAGCGGACATCTCTTTGACTGATGAGGAAAAGAGCTGGTTGTCCTCCAAGGACTTGAAATCAAAAAACATCACGCAGCTGACAGAGCTTGCGAACAAACTGAAAATCGAAAACGCTGCCGGTCTTCGCCGTCAGGACATGATCTTCGAAATTCTGAAACGTGCCGCGAAACTGGGTCAGGACATTTATGGTTCTGGCGTTCTGGAAATCCTTCCGGACGGTTACGGATTCTTGCGTTCTCCGGATTACAACTATCTTCCAGGTCCGGATGATATCTATGTATCTCCGTCCCAGATCCGTCGTTTCGGCCTAAGAACCGGTGACACCGTGACGGGAACTGTTCGCCCGCCGAAAGATGGCGAGCGTTACTTTGCATTGTTGAAAGTGGATTCTCTGAACTTCGAGACCACTGAAAAAGGCAAAGACAAGATCCTGTTCGACAACTTGACGCCGCTTTATCCGAATGAACGCCTGAAGCTGGAACACAACCCTGGTGAATACACCACGCGTGTTGTGGACCTGATGGCTCCGTTGGGTAAAGGTCAGCGTGCCTTGATTGTTGCCCCACCAAGAACAGGTAAAACCGTTCTGATGCAGCAAATTGCCAATGCGATCACACACAATCATCCGGAAGTGAAATTGATCGTTCTTCTGATCGATGAACGTCCGGAAGAGGTGACCGACATGCAACGTACCGTAAAAGGTGAAGTTGTTTCGTCCACGTTCGATGAGCCACCAACTCGTCACGTTCAGGTTGCCGAGATGGTTATCGAAAAAGCAAAACGTTTGGTTGAACACAAACATGACGTTGTAATCCTGCTGGATTCCATCACTCGTCTGGCGCGTGCCTATAACACCGTTGTTCCTCCATCCGGTAAAATTCTGTCTGGTGGTGTGGACTCCAACGCCCTTCACAAACCAAAACGTTTCTTCGGTGCGGCTCGTAACATTGAAGAAGGCGGATCTTTGACTATCATCGCGACGGCTTTGATCGATACGGGTTCCCGTATGGATGAGGTTATCTTCGAGGAGTTTAAAGGTACTGGTAATGCTGAGATCCATTTGGATCGCAAGCTGATGGAAAAACGTATCTTCCCTTGCATGGACATCAACAAATCCGGCACTCGTAAAGAGGACCTGTTGGTTGATAAAGCGGACTTGAACCGTCTGTGGATCCTGAGAAAAGTTTTGGCGCCAATGAACGTTATCGACGCGATGGAATTCCTGATCGATAAAGTTGAAGGTACAAAAACGAACAACGACTTCCTGAAAGCGATGTCCGGACCGGGCTAA
- a CDS encoding type B 50S ribosomal protein L31 has protein sequence MKQNLHPKVNTVVFKDISCDFSFLGTSTLHSSETVKWEDGKEYPLIKVEISSASHPFFTGKQRVMDTEGRIDRFKKRYGKK, from the coding sequence ATGAAACAAAACCTACACCCAAAAGTAAATACTGTTGTATTTAAAGATATCTCTTGCGACTTCAGTTTCTTGGGAACATCTACTCTGCACTCTTCCGAAACTGTTAAATGGGAAGATGGTAAAGAATATCCACTAATCAAAGTTGAGATCTCTTCTGCATCTCACCCGTTCTTCACTGGTAAGCAACGTGTGATGGATACTGAAGGTCGTATCGATCGTTTCAAAAAACGTTACGGCAAGAAGTAA
- a CDS encoding LPXTG cell wall anchor domain-containing protein: MMKKLVILLACLGLAFQVTSCTSKDSQADAEVASDFDSADLEKLEGDDALEIAGDDSLASDQLPEDALGETTTTTETTTTTAETTLGDDQATTEQTDVATTTETLPADPFAEAPAADVPAPTTTVAETTTATDTSSNSVFESSTVTESSTTVVDSSSEAPKKASAPLQKVATTPWKAGGTWFNTVYFARPGDTLKGISQMIYGADKRKELKKGNPTFHSRDVRAGDKVYYNSPNRPDDSARMITYYEDNGIAPETYVAKSGDNIRTVSKNLLGYDNAWKEVWSSNSVDSKGNIAEGTELRFWRGGAVAAAPAPAQPAMEQPHQEVAGNMAQAPAEEIPAPPMPEDPMAQQQAQMDIPPPPMEPAGDMAPPPPPPDMAQDMAPPPPPPVEAINPPAPQVAEEAPTGMDNDTTMALAVVGLAAAGLAVLIVMRKKRKQKELEQQAMDNTHVGT, from the coding sequence ATGATGAAAAAACTCGTTATCTTACTAGCGTGCCTAGGTCTGGCATTCCAAGTAACAAGCTGTACGTCTAAAGATAGCCAAGCAGATGCGGAAGTTGCTTCCGACTTCGATTCCGCAGACCTTGAAAAACTAGAAGGTGATGACGCCCTTGAAATTGCTGGTGACGACTCTTTGGCCAGCGACCAACTTCCAGAAGATGCTCTGGGTGAAACCACCACGACCACCGAAACAACCACAACAACTGCTGAAACGACTCTAGGTGATGATCAGGCGACAACCGAACAGACCGACGTCGCAACAACCACCGAAACATTGCCAGCAGATCCGTTTGCAGAAGCACCGGCGGCGGACGTTCCGGCTCCGACAACGACTGTGGCTGAAACAACGACCGCGACAGACACTTCTTCCAACTCTGTTTTTGAAAGCTCTACGGTGACTGAATCCTCCACAACAGTGGTTGATTCCTCTTCTGAGGCTCCGAAGAAGGCCAGCGCGCCTTTGCAGAAGGTGGCAACGACTCCTTGGAAAGCCGGCGGCACTTGGTTCAACACCGTTTACTTCGCTCGTCCGGGTGACACTCTGAAGGGTATCAGTCAGATGATCTATGGCGCTGACAAGCGCAAAGAACTGAAAAAAGGCAATCCGACCTTCCATTCCCGTGATGTTCGTGCCGGTGACAAGGTTTATTACAACTCTCCCAACCGTCCGGACGATTCTGCCCGCATGATCACTTACTACGAAGACAACGGCATTGCGCCAGAGACTTACGTGGCTAAATCCGGAGACAATATCAGAACTGTTTCCAAAAACCTTCTGGGTTATGACAATGCCTGGAAAGAAGTTTGGTCATCCAACTCTGTAGATTCCAAAGGCAACATCGCAGAAGGCACTGAGCTTCGATTCTGGAGAGGCGGCGCTGTCGCTGCAGCTCCGGCTCCGGCGCAACCTGCGATGGAACAACCGCACCAGGAAGTGGCTGGCAACATGGCACAGGCTCCGGCAGAAGAGATCCCGGCTCCACCAATGCCGGAAGATCCAATGGCTCAGCAACAGGCTCAGATGGACATCCCGCCTCCGCCGATGGAGCCCGCGGGTGATATGGCTCCGCCTCCTCCGCCGCCAGACATGGCTCAGGACATGGCGCCACCTCCACCACCACCAGTGGAAGCAATCAACCCTCCAGCTCCGCAAGTGGCTGAAGAAGCTCCGACCGGCATGGACAACGACACAACAATGGCTTTGGCAGTTGTTGGTCTGGCAGCCGCAGGTTTGGCAGTCCTGATTGTGATGAGAAAGAAAAGAAAACAGAAAGAGCTTGAACAACAGGCGATGGACAACACTCACGTAGGAACATAA
- the prfA gene encoding peptide chain release factor 1, producing the protein MFSKLDAVESRYEEVNMALQRPDIASNQTQYRALMKELGNLEKIVLVYRDYRKKTENLKASKELLTAEQDAEMRELIREEVKELEAELPDLEQQLKIALIPKDPNDDKNTILEIRAGAGGDEAALFADELFRGYVHYASTQGWKVEMISFSEGNAGGAKEIIASITGDSVFSKMKYESGVHRVQRVPKTEAAGRIHTSTVTVAVIPEVEVSEIKIPMSDVRIETMRSQGSGGQSVNRTESAVRVVHLPTGIDVKCQEGKSQSTNRERAFQILYAKLQQIEDEKARKEASDVRLEQIGTGDRSERIRTYNFPQTRITDHRIGLTIHQLDQVMSGSFELLIDPLIANFQAEALKKQVSA; encoded by the coding sequence ATGTTCTCGAAGTTAGATGCAGTCGAATCTCGTTACGAAGAAGTCAATATGGCTCTTCAAAGACCCGACATTGCCTCTAATCAGACGCAATACCGTGCTTTGATGAAAGAACTGGGCAATCTGGAAAAGATCGTTCTGGTTTATCGCGACTATCGCAAAAAAACTGAAAATCTGAAAGCCAGCAAAGAGCTTCTGACCGCGGAACAGGATGCAGAAATGCGTGAGCTGATCCGTGAAGAGGTGAAAGAGCTTGAGGCTGAGCTGCCTGATCTTGAACAACAGCTTAAAATCGCATTGATTCCCAAAGACCCGAACGATGACAAGAACACCATTCTTGAGATTCGTGCCGGAGCCGGCGGGGACGAGGCGGCTTTGTTCGCGGATGAATTGTTCCGTGGTTATGTTCACTATGCCTCCACTCAAGGGTGGAAGGTGGAAATGATTTCTTTCTCTGAAGGCAACGCCGGCGGAGCCAAAGAGATCATCGCCAGCATCACGGGCGATTCGGTCTTCAGCAAAATGAAGTATGAATCCGGCGTTCACCGTGTTCAGCGTGTTCCTAAAACCGAGGCTGCGGGCCGTATCCACACGTCTACTGTGACTGTGGCGGTGATCCCAGAGGTTGAAGTTTCTGAAATCAAGATCCCGATGTCTGACGTGAGAATTGAGACCATGCGTTCTCAAGGTTCCGGCGGTCAGTCGGTGAACAGAACTGAATCCGCGGTTCGTGTCGTGCATTTGCCGACAGGTATCGATGTGAAATGTCAGGAAGGTAAGTCGCAGTCCACGAACCGTGAGCGTGCTTTCCAGATCCTTTACGCAAAACTGCAGCAGATCGAGGACGAAAAGGCCCGCAAAGAGGCCTCCGATGTCCGTCTGGAGCAGATCGGTACGGGAGATCGCTCTGAGCGCATCCGCACCTACAACTTCCCTCAGACCCGTATCACCGATCACCGCATCGGTTTGACGATCCACCAGCTGGATCAGGTTATGAGCGGTTCATTTGAGTTGCTGATTGATCCACTCATTGCTAACTTCCAGGCAGAGGCACTTAAAAAACAAGTCTCTGCTTAA
- the murA gene encoding UDP-N-acetylglucosamine 1-carboxyvinyltransferase, translating to MDKMVVMGNGPLKGTVATSGAKNAALPILFSTLLAEGNHVFTNMPKLKDIESTSELLNSLGCETKWVGDEFHVTVNKPSSFEASYDLVRKMRASFLCMGPMLAKYGEAVVSQPGGCAIGSRPIDLHLDGFRALGATITQKEGYVHAGSPKLKGGTFLFETVTVGGTENVMMAATLADGVTVLENAAKEPEIVDLAEYLNKMGAKITGHGTSVIRIEGVAKLTPAKHSIMPDRIEAGTLLIAGAITKGQVTVTKCVPAHLEALILKMREAGFKIETTKDTMTVFPCDQWEAVDITTAPHPLFPTDLQAQFMALMTVAHGTSVITETVFENRFMHVTELSRLGADITPKTRVAVVRGCPGKLTGAPVMATDLRASASLVLAGLVASGETVVSRIYHLDRGYEKLEDKLSSLGAKIRRIE from the coding sequence ATGGATAAAATGGTCGTCATGGGCAATGGCCCACTAAAAGGTACTGTCGCTACGAGCGGCGCAAAGAACGCTGCTCTGCCAATTTTGTTTTCGACTCTTCTTGCTGAGGGCAACCACGTCTTCACAAATATGCCGAAACTGAAGGATATCGAATCCACTTCTGAACTTCTGAACAGCCTGGGCTGCGAAACGAAGTGGGTGGGTGATGAGTTTCACGTCACGGTGAACAAACCTTCTTCTTTCGAAGCGTCTTACGACCTGGTTCGCAAGATGCGCGCAAGCTTCCTGTGCATGGGCCCGATGCTGGCAAAATACGGTGAAGCCGTTGTGTCCCAGCCGGGGGGGTGTGCTATCGGAAGCCGTCCGATTGATTTGCATTTGGACGGTTTCAGAGCTTTGGGTGCCACAATCACACAAAAAGAAGGTTACGTTCACGCAGGTTCCCCAAAACTAAAAGGTGGAACCTTCCTGTTTGAAACTGTGACCGTGGGTGGAACTGAGAACGTGATGATGGCAGCAACCCTTGCTGACGGTGTCACGGTTCTTGAAAACGCTGCCAAAGAACCCGAGATCGTGGATCTGGCCGAATATCTGAACAAGATGGGCGCCAAGATCACCGGTCACGGCACCAGCGTGATTCGTATTGAAGGCGTGGCAAAACTGACGCCGGCCAAACACTCCATCATGCCGGATCGTATCGAAGCAGGAACTTTGCTGATTGCAGGTGCGATCACCAAAGGACAAGTGACGGTGACCAAATGTGTGCCGGCTCACCTGGAGGCATTGATCCTGAAAATGCGCGAAGCGGGTTTCAAGATTGAAACGACCAAAGATACCATGACGGTCTTCCCTTGTGATCAGTGGGAGGCGGTGGATATCACGACGGCCCCTCACCCCTTGTTCCCGACAGATCTTCAGGCGCAGTTCATGGCGTTGATGACGGTGGCTCACGGGACCAGTGTTATCACTGAAACCGTTTTTGAAAACCGTTTCATGCACGTGACTGAATTGTCCCGCTTGGGTGCGGATATCACTCCGAAAACCCGCGTGGCCGTTGTGCGTGGTTGCCCGGGTAAACTGACGGGCGCCCCGGTAATGGCAACGGACTTGCGTGCCAGTGCTTCCTTGGTGCTGGCGGGCCTGGTGGCTTCGGGTGAAACCGTTGTCAGCCGCATCTATCACCTGGATCGTGGATACGAAAAGCTTGAAGACAAGCTTTCATCCCTGGGTGCGAAGATTCGCAGAATTGAATAA
- a CDS encoding DUF192 domain-containing protein has product MFAGLSLVLSPQAFAAKEFSKKKVTLGSKTFVVEIAETPDQHERGLMFRSQMGEDEGMLFIFKNEETRFFWMKNTLIDLSIGYFDKSLKLIDVKEMKSGRGVPDSALPSYASAQPAKYALEMNKGWFDKNKIKIGSKLKIH; this is encoded by the coding sequence ATGTTCGCAGGACTGTCCCTGGTCCTGTCTCCGCAGGCTTTTGCGGCCAAGGAATTTTCAAAAAAGAAAGTCACTCTGGGCTCCAAGACTTTTGTCGTGGAGATCGCTGAGACACCGGACCAGCACGAGCGCGGCCTGATGTTCCGCTCGCAGATGGGTGAAGACGAAGGAATGCTCTTTATATTCAAGAACGAGGAAACTCGATTCTTCTGGATGAAAAATACATTAATAGATCTGTCCATCGGGTACTTCGACAAAAGTCTGAAGTTGATTGATGTGAAGGAAATGAAGTCCGGAAGAGGTGTGCCGGATTCGGCCCTGCCTTCTTATGCCAGTGCACAACCCGCAAAGTATGCGCTTGAAATGAATAAAGGCTGGTTCGATAAAAATAAAATCAAGATCGGCTCTAAGCTCAAGATCCACTAG
- the prmC gene encoding peptide chain release factor N(5)-glutamine methyltransferase has product MKLKEILDKTTAFFKDKKIDTPRLDAELLLAHGLKLERIQLYLRFDQPMKDEELAVLRELVRRRASGEPVAYIMGYRDFFNHRFEVNNQVLIPRPETEHIVEDVLAWASDKEASLGLIDLGCGSGCIGLSLLKEYPNAKLIAVDLLPGAIEVAQRNAQSLDVADRVQFLNLDAGNVEAIMSAYKDFTGQSSIDVLVSNPPYIASDDPQVEENVKKFEPNSALYAEDSGLALLKGWSKAFAPYLKTPGLMLMEMGMSQGPAMKQAYESLKIFNEISVIKDLSGHDRVIRGETHG; this is encoded by the coding sequence ATGAAACTAAAAGAAATACTCGATAAAACCACAGCTTTCTTCAAAGACAAAAAAATCGACACTCCACGTTTGGATGCGGAACTGCTTTTGGCCCACGGGCTGAAGCTGGAACGCATTCAGCTTTATTTGCGCTTTGATCAGCCGATGAAGGATGAAGAGCTGGCCGTTCTGCGGGAACTGGTACGTCGTCGTGCTTCCGGAGAGCCGGTGGCGTACATTATGGGTTATCGTGATTTCTTCAATCACCGTTTCGAGGTGAACAACCAGGTGCTGATTCCGCGCCCGGAAACTGAACACATTGTGGAAGACGTTCTGGCGTGGGCTTCGGACAAAGAAGCTTCCTTGGGTCTTATTGACCTGGGATGTGGTTCGGGGTGCATTGGATTAAGTCTGCTGAAGGAATATCCGAACGCCAAACTGATCGCCGTGGACCTGCTTCCGGGAGCCATTGAGGTGGCTCAAAGAAATGCGCAGTCCCTGGATGTGGCCGATCGGGTTCAATTCCTGAACTTGGATGCGGGGAATGTGGAAGCCATCATGTCGGCTTACAAGGACTTTACCGGTCAGAGCAGCATTGATGTGCTGGTTTCCAACCCTCCGTACATTGCTTCGGACGATCCGCAGGTGGAAGAAAACGTTAAGAAGTTTGAACCCAACTCGGCTTTGTATGCCGAAGACAGTGGCCTGGCCCTACTAAAGGGATGGTCCAAAGCTTTCGCCCCCTACCTGAAGACACCCGGCTTGATGTTGATGGAAATGGGAATGAGTCAGGGACCGGCGATGAAGCAGGCCTATGAAAGCTTAAAAATATTTAACGAAATCAGTGTCATCAAAGATCTTTCTGGGCATGATAGAGTCATCCGCGGAGAAACACATGGATAA